One window of Robiginitalea biformata HTCC2501 genomic DNA carries:
- a CDS encoding transposase, producing the protein MEECNVKYEKIYLNPPKDGMDLYLLLAEYFDFYNHQRRHQSIDYEIPAEVFKKAA; encoded by the coding sequence ATGGAGGAATGTAATGTAAAGTATGAGAAAATCTATTTGAATCCGCCCAAGGATGGTATGGACCTGTACTTGCTACTGGCCGAGTACTTCGACTTTTACAACCACCAAAGAAGACACCAGTCCATCGACTATGAGATACCCGCTGAAGTATTTAAAAAGGCAGCATGA
- a CDS encoding TM0106 family RecB-like putative nuclease, with protein MKFRNDKIIYSPSDLSAHSSCKHLTQLNKKLVKGEIDNPEPATNRVLQILKKRGIAFEEDHLKKLKEQSQRVVEINPEDPKAEDQTLAAMAKGVAVIYQARLKEAGKWSGWADFLIKVDQPSSLGDWSYEVWDTKLANETRAGTILQIGLYSSRVAQVQGRTPEYMGVIKPEGEERYRYDEYAAYIRLVKSNLEQALESDSITYPDPVSYCDICKWWKNCNATRRKDDHLTFVAGMGKSQMKELYTHKVETLAELANLDLPILFDPIVGVKDTYYKLREQARLQLTSRKNGYEPIYETLELEERKGLYKLPEPSPNDIYLDFEGDRMVEPDGLEYMTGYVHNGQYTALWAKNETEEKVIFEQFIDFAFALKQKDPTLHIYHFANYEVTALKRLMGKYATRENEVDIFLRSNTFIDLHSVVRQSIRASVEKYSIKDLEIFFGYERKMNLRELSKYKSELELLIQSGDFDKLPTSHKDAVQLYNQDDCESLVRLQIWLEEIRIDLIQKGSDIIRPEDGDGSASEKITAHQERIQPIMDVLLAGIPPVKSERNNVQQAHFVLAHMLDWYRREKKSFWWEFFRLKDLPMDELLDERKAITKLQYTGQRESIKKSFVDTYTFPPQECDLRQGNTLEDHENRLGEIHDLDKEKGILRIKKGPSKIDLPHPEAVMSLENIPTTSKEEAVIRFAEWVLENGMESAENKYRAARNLLLNIPPILSEKKAEFEDILEYTFDYVNKLDHSYLPVQGPPGSGKSFTGSQLIVRLAQQGKTIGITALSHKVIRNLLTKVWEVAQEMDFDIRMIQKVNSSNQEPAPWTLASNEDDIQNAFGTANVIAGTSFMWCKSPYEGRLDYLFIDEAGQLSLIDTLAVAHSCSNLVLLGDPQQLKQPQQGVHPDGTDVSVLEYVLQSHKTIPEELGVFLPETWRMHPNINAFVSELFYENRLKSKQHLEKQRVIGSKYDGAGLYLEQVVHSGNTSSSSEEVEKVVEIVKALTNGNVELINEKGVKATIRSEHIKIITPYNAQVQALKKRLPDLEVGTVDKFQGQEAPIIIYSVATSSLEEAPRGMDFLFSPNRFNVAVSRARTCFIMVANPAIFEAECKSPYQIKLANAFCRFREMAIEY; from the coding sequence ATGAAATTCAGGAATGATAAAATCATTTATTCCCCTTCGGACCTATCCGCGCATAGTAGTTGCAAGCATTTAACTCAGCTCAATAAGAAGCTAGTTAAGGGTGAAATAGATAATCCCGAACCAGCTACAAATCGAGTTTTGCAGATACTAAAGAAAAGGGGTATCGCTTTTGAAGAAGATCATCTAAAGAAGCTTAAAGAGCAAAGTCAAAGGGTTGTAGAAATTAATCCTGAAGATCCAAAGGCCGAGGATCAAACTCTTGCCGCAATGGCTAAGGGCGTAGCAGTTATATATCAAGCTAGGTTAAAAGAAGCAGGTAAATGGAGTGGGTGGGCTGATTTCTTAATCAAAGTTGACCAACCTAGTAGTTTAGGTGATTGGTCTTATGAGGTTTGGGACACAAAGCTAGCGAATGAAACTAGGGCTGGAACAATCTTGCAGATTGGACTTTATTCATCGCGGGTAGCCCAAGTTCAAGGAAGAACGCCAGAGTATATGGGGGTCATAAAGCCAGAAGGAGAAGAAAGATATCGTTATGATGAATATGCAGCATACATACGGCTAGTAAAAAGTAATTTGGAGCAGGCTTTGGAATCCGATTCAATAACGTACCCTGATCCAGTAAGCTACTGCGATATATGTAAGTGGTGGAAAAATTGCAATGCTACTAGAAGAAAGGATGACCACTTAACGTTTGTGGCAGGGATGGGCAAATCTCAAATGAAGGAGTTATATACTCACAAAGTTGAAACCCTTGCAGAACTAGCTAATCTCGATTTGCCAATACTATTTGATCCCATTGTAGGTGTTAAGGACACCTATTACAAGCTTCGCGAACAAGCCCGTTTGCAGCTTACCAGTCGCAAAAACGGGTATGAGCCTATTTATGAAACCCTGGAATTAGAGGAACGTAAGGGACTTTACAAGCTTCCTGAGCCTTCACCGAATGATATTTATCTGGATTTTGAAGGAGACCGCATGGTTGAGCCTGATGGACTGGAATATATGACTGGATACGTACATAATGGCCAGTATACGGCCCTTTGGGCAAAAAATGAAACCGAAGAAAAAGTAATATTTGAGCAGTTTATTGACTTTGCCTTTGCCTTAAAACAAAAAGATCCAACTTTACATATCTACCATTTCGCAAATTATGAAGTAACCGCTTTAAAACGGTTGATGGGCAAATACGCCACACGCGAAAATGAAGTTGACATATTTCTTAGGTCGAACACCTTTATTGACCTGCACTCTGTTGTTCGTCAGTCCATAAGAGCTAGTGTTGAAAAATACTCTATTAAGGATTTGGAGATATTCTTTGGGTATGAGCGTAAAATGAACTTACGTGAGCTATCTAAATACAAATCAGAACTGGAGTTACTCATACAATCAGGAGATTTTGATAAGCTTCCGACGAGCCATAAGGATGCTGTACAGCTTTATAATCAGGACGATTGTGAATCATTAGTACGCTTACAGATATGGTTGGAAGAAATTAGAATTGATCTTATTCAAAAAGGCTCAGATATAATAAGACCTGAAGATGGCGACGGTAGTGCAAGCGAAAAAATTACTGCACATCAAGAACGTATTCAACCAATCATGGATGTACTTCTTGCTGGGATTCCACCCGTAAAGTCAGAAAGAAATAATGTTCAACAGGCACACTTTGTCCTAGCCCACATGTTGGATTGGTACCGCAGGGAGAAAAAGTCTTTTTGGTGGGAATTCTTTAGGCTAAAAGATTTGCCAATGGACGAGCTCCTTGATGAGCGAAAGGCAATTACAAAATTGCAATATACTGGCCAACGAGAATCTATAAAGAAGAGCTTTGTTGATACCTATACGTTCCCTCCTCAAGAATGTGATTTGCGACAGGGCAATACGCTTGAGGACCATGAGAATAGACTGGGAGAAATTCATGATTTAGATAAAGAAAAAGGAATTCTTAGAATAAAAAAAGGTCCTAGCAAAATTGATCTTCCTCACCCAGAGGCTGTCATGAGTTTGGAGAATATACCTACTACCAGTAAGGAAGAAGCTGTCATTCGCTTTGCAGAATGGGTTCTAGAAAATGGAATGGAAAGCGCCGAAAACAAATACCGAGCGGCAAGAAATTTGCTGTTGAATATACCTCCCATTCTTAGTGAGAAAAAAGCAGAGTTTGAGGATATTTTAGAATACACTTTTGACTACGTCAATAAACTTGATCACAGTTATTTGCCGGTACAAGGTCCTCCAGGTTCGGGCAAAAGTTTTACTGGAAGTCAGCTTATTGTTCGCTTGGCGCAACAAGGCAAAACTATTGGTATTACGGCCCTATCTCACAAAGTAATTAGAAACTTATTAACCAAAGTTTGGGAGGTTGCTCAAGAAATGGATTTTGATATTCGAATGATTCAAAAGGTGAATTCAAGCAATCAGGAACCTGCGCCATGGACATTGGCCAGTAACGAAGATGATATTCAAAATGCCTTTGGAACTGCCAATGTAATTGCCGGAACTTCATTTATGTGGTGTAAATCTCCTTATGAAGGTAGATTGGATTATCTCTTTATAGATGAGGCAGGTCAGTTATCATTGATTGATACACTTGCTGTTGCACATTCTTGTTCTAATCTTGTTCTATTGGGCGATCCGCAACAGTTAAAGCAACCCCAGCAAGGTGTCCATCCAGATGGAACTGATGTTTCAGTTCTTGAGTATGTTTTGCAAAGCCATAAAACAATTCCGGAAGAACTTGGTGTTTTTTTACCGGAGACCTGGCGAATGCATCCAAATATAAATGCCTTTGTATCTGAGCTTTTTTACGAAAATAGATTGAAATCAAAACAGCATCTCGAAAAACAAAGAGTCATTGGCTCGAAATATGATGGAGCAGGATTATATCTGGAACAGGTAGTTCATAGTGGAAACACTAGTTCATCGTCTGAGGAAGTAGAAAAAGTGGTGGAAATTGTTAAGGCGCTTACCAACGGAAATGTTGAATTAATTAATGAAAAGGGTGTTAAGGCTACGATAAGATCAGAGCATATAAAAATAATTACACCCTATAACGCTCAAGTCCAAGCACTCAAAAAGCGACTACCCGATTTAGAAGTTGGAACGGTTGACAAATTTCAAGGTCAGGAGGCTCCCATCATTATTTATTCCGTGGCAACCTCTAGCTTAGAAGAGGCTCCTCGGGGTATGGACTTCTTATTTAGCCCAAACCGCTTTAATGTTGCCGTATCTAGAGCTAGAACCTGTTTTATCATGGTTGCCAATCCCGCAATTTTTGAAGCCGAATGCAAAAGCCCATATCAAATAAAGCTGGCTAATGCCTTTTGTAGATTTCGAGAGATGGCAATTGAATATTAA
- a CDS encoding DUF4407 domain-containing protein, with product MKDWWLKLGCFLTGYNYYLLKNSSEASAKSVKKYLSAILIISILWAFIGYSFAKRYLKTDDVVSIIVALIMVIVVIQIERQIILNISQSIWPKLFRGLIAIVMAIIGSVIIDQIVFKEDVEKIKIAEIQSQVDEVVPARTRIIQQQIFDLDSLITVKENALATTQQEFAEKPQIRSVLVETREELVQEEDSSGQLQDVKIQLKDYKTHLISNPIGAQIPVLDEQIQEHRRMRMAKEDEIVNIRAQTEKELSEKTGLLDEITILFKIILSSWIAGVVWGCIFLFFLSIELFVLISKSFESDSDYDRLVRHQKEMKLKMIAKME from the coding sequence ATGAAAGATTGGTGGCTGAAATTAGGTTGTTTCCTTACAGGTTACAACTATTACTTACTGAAGAATTCGAGCGAAGCAAGTGCAAAATCTGTTAAGAAATACCTCTCGGCAATTTTGATCATTAGTATTCTTTGGGCCTTCATAGGGTATTCTTTTGCAAAGCGCTATTTAAAAACCGATGATGTAGTGTCGATCATCGTTGCACTTATAATGGTTATTGTGGTTATTCAAATTGAACGACAAATAATTTTAAATATCTCCCAAAGCATTTGGCCAAAATTATTTCGCGGTCTTATTGCTATTGTGATGGCAATCATCGGGTCCGTCATCATTGACCAAATCGTTTTCAAGGAGGATGTTGAAAAGATAAAGATTGCTGAAATTCAATCTCAAGTAGATGAGGTTGTTCCGGCCAGAACAAGAATTATACAACAACAAATCTTTGATTTGGACAGTCTAATCACTGTTAAGGAAAATGCGCTCGCAACCACGCAACAGGAGTTCGCCGAGAAGCCCCAGATACGTTCTGTCTTAGTAGAAACAAGGGAGGAATTGGTCCAGGAAGAAGATAGTTCAGGTCAGCTCCAAGATGTAAAAATTCAACTTAAGGATTATAAAACACATCTAATTTCCAACCCAATCGGAGCGCAAATTCCAGTACTCGATGAACAGATTCAAGAGCACCGCAGAATGCGCATGGCCAAGGAAGACGAAATTGTTAATATTCGGGCTCAAACCGAGAAAGAACTTAGCGAGAAAACCGGACTTTTGGATGAGATAACAATACTCTTCAAAATCATACTATCGAGTTGGATAGCGGGAGTAGTTTGGGGTTGTATATTCCTGTTTTTCTTGTCGATAGAGTTGTTCGTCCTGATCAGTAAATCATTCGAATCCGACTCTGACTACGATCGATTAGTTCGACATCAAAAAGAGATGAAACTCAAGATGATTGCTAAAATGGAATAG
- a CDS encoding thermonuclease family protein: MSNAHTSILISLCCLFLSAWQPVVVGAEFNSQAKIEELTGRVVGITDGDTFTLLKHDSTTVKIRLASIDCPERKQAYSAKAKEFVSNAIFGKEVRVEIQSFDRYRRAIALVYYGRKCLNEELLKNGFAWHYKKYSKDARLQSMEDKARKLRRGLWADAHPVAPWNWRER, encoded by the coding sequence ATGTCAAACGCACATACCTCTATTCTAATTTCGTTATGCTGCTTGTTTCTTTCAGCCTGGCAACCTGTGGTCGTTGGTGCCGAGTTTAATTCACAAGCCAAGATAGAGGAACTAACTGGAAGAGTAGTGGGAATAACGGATGGTGATACGTTTACTCTACTCAAACATGATTCCACCACCGTAAAGATTCGCTTGGCCAGCATTGATTGCCCGGAGCGTAAACAAGCATATTCGGCGAAGGCCAAGGAATTTGTTTCGAATGCCATTTTTGGTAAAGAGGTACGTGTAGAAATTCAAAGTTTCGACCGATATCGCCGTGCTATTGCTCTGGTATACTATGGCCGGAAATGCCTTAATGAAGAATTACTCAAGAACGGGTTTGCCTGGCATTATAAGAAATACTCAAAAGACGCGCGGCTGCAATCTATGGAAGATAAGGCCCGAAAATTACGGAGAGGCTTATGGGCCGATGCGCATCCGGTAGCACCGTGGAATTGGCGGGAGCGGTAA
- a CDS encoding tetratricopeptide repeat-containing sensor histidine kinase, translated as MKRTFVLFPFFVTLLGLWLVGCQPGTDASGGDGAGSDSLWSRYLERYDSDVLGTAEKLAANGELLRGSAGLPDTVRSVLFQHRAALFRRENQLDSALRYLNENLTLTQALGDTTRIADAHYRLGFYYRLAEEPSRSLEHNYQAVEQYKALGDSIQVGRKSLNLANLLNALGNYSEAETIAVEGLEYIENSPQIMGSPEIRNYVAGLYNALAIATKELRNYPEALAWYEKSLELQPDGEAALNIRHNVAVVLTHMDSLQAARALSRELAGDSLLNDPENARLRARIIDQLGHIQGRLNLPGAEENLQTALNIRQELAYTQGVLSSYLHLGEFYRERSPARAREMAQAAYHIARELENPNDRLTSLALLIDVVPNPAGYARAYTRLSDSLQQVRRQTKDQFAKVRYESEKNLRNYLIARREASENSLQLERSQNRNLLLLSFLGLLLISGFFIYRYLRLRHRKREIQAVYATESRISKKVHDELANDIFNLLNAAVAFPRKNREELQDFVNRLDQLYQKSREISRDSAEIPTGPKFKTVLSSLIEIYSSETVRIITQGFESIPWEAISPDKQVNIYRALQEILVNMKKHSGATLVLLEFRQEKKSLTIRYKDNGVGFPEEAPLRQGGLANTGNRIEALGGRITFETSVPQGVVILLTLPV; from the coding sequence ATGAAACGAACCTTCGTTTTGTTCCCCTTTTTTGTGACCCTGCTCGGTCTCTGGCTGGTGGGTTGCCAGCCCGGGACGGATGCGTCCGGAGGAGATGGCGCCGGGTCTGATTCCTTGTGGAGCCGCTATCTGGAGCGCTACGATTCAGACGTGCTGGGCACAGCGGAAAAACTCGCGGCCAACGGCGAATTGCTCCGGGGTTCAGCGGGATTGCCGGATACGGTCCGGTCCGTTTTATTCCAGCATCGGGCAGCCCTGTTCCGGCGGGAAAACCAGCTGGATTCCGCCTTGCGCTACTTAAATGAGAACCTCACCCTTACCCAAGCCCTGGGCGATACCACCCGGATTGCCGACGCCCACTACCGCCTGGGTTTTTACTACCGGCTGGCAGAGGAGCCTTCCCGCTCGCTGGAGCATAATTATCAGGCCGTAGAACAATACAAAGCACTGGGTGACAGCATCCAGGTGGGGCGCAAAAGCCTGAACCTGGCAAATTTGTTGAATGCCCTGGGGAATTATTCGGAAGCTGAGACCATTGCGGTGGAGGGGTTGGAATATATCGAGAACAGCCCCCAGATAATGGGCAGTCCGGAAATCCGGAACTATGTGGCCGGGCTCTACAATGCCCTGGCCATAGCCACCAAGGAATTGCGCAACTACCCGGAGGCGCTTGCCTGGTATGAGAAAAGCCTGGAACTGCAACCAGACGGGGAGGCAGCCCTGAACATCCGCCACAATGTGGCCGTGGTGCTTACCCATATGGATTCCCTTCAGGCAGCCCGGGCCCTGAGCCGTGAGCTCGCCGGGGACAGCCTGTTAAACGATCCCGAAAACGCCCGGCTCCGCGCCCGGATCATCGACCAGCTGGGGCATATCCAGGGAAGGCTTAATCTGCCCGGGGCCGAGGAAAACCTGCAAACGGCCCTGAATATCCGGCAGGAACTCGCGTACACCCAGGGGGTCCTTAGCAGCTACCTGCACCTGGGGGAATTCTACCGGGAGCGGAGCCCGGCCCGGGCCCGGGAGATGGCGCAGGCGGCCTACCATATCGCCCGGGAACTGGAAAACCCGAACGACCGGCTTACCAGCCTGGCGCTGCTCATTGACGTGGTTCCGAACCCTGCCGGCTATGCCCGCGCCTATACCCGCCTCTCGGACAGCCTGCAGCAGGTGCGGCGGCAGACAAAGGACCAATTTGCGAAGGTCCGCTATGAATCGGAGAAAAACCTGCGAAACTACCTGATTGCCCGGCGGGAGGCCAGTGAAAATTCCCTCCAACTGGAACGGTCGCAAAACCGGAATTTGCTGCTGCTGAGTTTTCTCGGCCTCCTGCTGATCTCCGGGTTTTTTATCTATCGCTACCTGCGGCTGCGCCACCGCAAACGGGAGATCCAGGCGGTGTACGCCACCGAAAGCCGCATCTCCAAAAAGGTACACGACGAACTGGCCAACGACATCTTTAACCTGTTGAATGCGGCCGTGGCCTTCCCCCGGAAAAACCGGGAGGAGCTCCAGGATTTTGTAAACCGCCTGGACCAGCTCTACCAAAAATCCCGGGAGATTTCCCGGGACAGCGCCGAGATTCCAACGGGTCCGAAATTCAAAACCGTGCTCAGCTCGCTCATCGAGATCTACTCGTCCGAGACGGTGCGCATCATCACCCAGGGGTTTGAATCGATTCCCTGGGAGGCCATTTCGCCGGACAAACAGGTGAATATCTACCGCGCCCTGCAGGAAATCCTGGTGAACATGAAAAAGCACAGCGGGGCCACGCTGGTGCTGCTGGAATTCCGGCAGGAGAAGAAAAGCCTGACCATCCGCTACAAGGATAACGGGGTGGGCTTCCCGGAAGAAGCGCCCTTACGGCAGGGCGGCCTGGCGAATACGGGAAACCGTATTGAGGCGCTGGGCGGAAGGATTACTTTTGAGACAAGCGTTCCACAGGGGGTGGTGATTTTACTGACCCTTCCCGTTTAA
- a CDS encoding DNA-binding response regulator yields the protein MFKKVLVVEDIDSINIGLTKTLGEAFDFDIDHAKFCDKASLKITKALLDKEPYDLLITDLSFKSNGQEGKIQSGEDLIREVRAKQPNLKTIIYSIEDRPFKLKEFITDLKVDGYVLKGRNSSREMVEAIKEVAAGTLYVSQDIMQSIHTSPTLEIDDFDLELLKELADGYSQQEISKHFQTRGITPASLSSIEKRINRLKDYFMARNTTHLVALAKDMGLM from the coding sequence ATGTTTAAAAAAGTACTGGTAGTAGAGGATATCGATTCCATCAACATTGGGCTTACCAAGACCCTTGGGGAGGCTTTTGACTTCGACATTGACCACGCCAAGTTTTGCGACAAGGCGAGCCTGAAGATCACCAAGGCGCTGCTGGACAAGGAGCCCTACGACCTGCTGATCACGGACCTGTCCTTTAAATCCAACGGGCAGGAGGGAAAGATCCAAAGCGGGGAAGACCTCATCCGGGAGGTCCGCGCCAAACAACCCAACCTGAAGACGATTATCTACTCCATCGAAGACCGCCCGTTTAAACTCAAGGAATTTATTACGGACCTCAAGGTAGACGGGTACGTGCTCAAGGGCCGGAACAGTTCCCGGGAAATGGTGGAGGCCATCAAAGAGGTGGCTGCCGGCACGCTGTATGTGTCTCAGGACATCATGCAATCCATCCACACGTCCCCCACCCTGGAAATCGACGACTTTGACCTGGAACTCCTCAAGGAACTCGCCGACGGCTACTCCCAGCAGGAAATTTCAAAGCACTTCCAAACCCGGGGGATTACCCCTGCCTCCTTAAGCAGCATCGAAAAACGCATCAACCGCCTGAAGGACTACTTTATGGCCCGCAACACCACCCACCTGGTAGCGCTGGCCAAGGATATGGGGTTGATGTGA
- a CDS encoding Swt1 family HEPN domain-containing protein: MERKETNLFIALGAFIQAMRLFISTELKSRFGDNWERKYFDKLLPQLQEAWGKNLQAGFTPEYLIDFGNLNSFSIGAKKEFFWEHFGKKSHNLPAIFNELAEVRNMTAHYLPIDDDKAEKAYLHMIGLAKDLEMSELETLLRKLKRDSFSSRSIPSPSPASLSSDSQKIGKSAAIKHVNDAIGNVRLFHKNTVFSNINKSVPRWWLNIPPSKFESELNILLVEKKELIWIYLPKNSCSPPENFFNTRKDNGKIDLSIGIEGDTYLKDTLGDTNFSFRPFVKERLSIL; encoded by the coding sequence ATGGAACGGAAGGAGACTAACTTATTTATCGCCCTAGGGGCATTCATACAGGCGATGCGACTCTTCATTTCAACTGAATTGAAATCTCGCTTTGGTGATAACTGGGAAAGAAAATATTTTGACAAACTACTTCCTCAACTACAAGAAGCCTGGGGCAAAAATCTTCAGGCGGGATTCACTCCTGAATACTTAATAGACTTTGGGAACTTGAACAGTTTTTCAATTGGAGCTAAAAAAGAATTTTTCTGGGAACACTTTGGAAAAAAGAGCCATAACCTACCCGCAATTTTCAATGAATTGGCAGAAGTAAGAAATATGACAGCCCATTACCTACCTATAGATGATGACAAAGCTGAAAAAGCATATCTACATATGATTGGGTTGGCTAAGGATCTTGAAATGAGTGAACTGGAAACACTGCTGAGGAAGCTTAAAAGGGATTCATTCAGTTCACGGTCGATTCCAAGTCCATCACCAGCTTCCTTATCTTCTGATTCCCAAAAAATTGGTAAGTCAGCGGCAATCAAACACGTTAATGATGCCATTGGAAATGTTCGATTATTTCATAAGAACACAGTCTTTTCGAACATAAATAAGTCCGTGCCTCGTTGGTGGCTAAACATTCCCCCATCAAAATTTGAGAGCGAGTTAAATATACTTTTGGTAGAAAAGAAGGAACTGATTTGGATATACTTACCAAAGAACTCATGTAGCCCTCCGGAAAATTTTTTCAACACTCGAAAAGATAATGGTAAAATCGACCTCAGTATTGGAATTGAAGGGGATACTTATTTAAAAGACACCTTAGGCGACACTAATTTTAGTTTCAGGCCTTTCGTAAAGGAAAGATTGAGCATTCTATAA
- a CDS encoding DUF4007 family protein, which yields MLRFSGHDTFHCKEQWLLKGIQLIEQQGDANALKKESAISKLGVGKNMVRSIQHWLKAFDLANEEDGSLKPLSHLIFISEELDPYLENENSLWILQYHLCAHKYASIFHLIFSEYFLKKASLEFTESQVIAFLERKIADENHRKTSPKTLSADFKVFVKTYLVADKNYRNIEDDFSAPLLGLNLLKETGKRNSQNERVFRINRNEQEGLSEEVFAYGILIHFPDEVSLGLDRIRNTVSAYFCLSNEGLELKISNLCNKYPDHFVYKEDAGIKQLQIKKNEEAIRMNFLKRSYDYVLHS from the coding sequence ATGCTACGATTTTCCGGTCATGACACTTTTCACTGCAAGGAGCAGTGGCTACTTAAAGGAATACAACTCATTGAACAACAAGGAGATGCCAACGCTTTGAAAAAGGAGTCTGCTATATCTAAATTAGGTGTTGGAAAAAATATGGTTCGGTCTATTCAACATTGGCTGAAGGCCTTTGATTTAGCTAATGAAGAAGATGGAAGCCTAAAGCCTCTCTCCCATTTGATTTTTATTTCTGAAGAATTAGATCCATACCTTGAAAATGAAAACTCACTTTGGATCCTCCAGTATCATCTTTGCGCTCATAAGTACGCCTCCATTTTTCATCTGATATTTTCCGAATATTTTTTAAAGAAGGCCTCTTTGGAGTTTACAGAATCACAGGTCATCGCCTTCCTTGAGCGAAAAATTGCAGATGAAAATCACCGAAAAACCTCTCCAAAAACACTCTCTGCAGATTTCAAGGTATTCGTCAAAACGTATTTAGTTGCCGACAAGAATTATAGAAATATTGAGGATGACTTCAGTGCTCCCCTATTAGGTTTGAACCTATTAAAGGAAACTGGCAAAAGAAATTCACAAAATGAACGCGTATTTCGAATTAATCGGAATGAGCAAGAGGGCTTATCTGAAGAGGTTTTTGCGTATGGCATATTGATTCATTTTCCTGATGAAGTCTCCTTGGGCCTAGATCGTATCCGAAATACCGTGTCTGCCTATTTTTGTTTGAGCAATGAGGGCCTCGAATTAAAAATCAGCAACCTCTGTAATAAATACCCGGATCACTTTGTCTACAAAGAGGATGCCGGCATCAAACAACTCCAAATTAAAAAGAACGAAGAAGCAATTCGGATGAACTTCCTTAAGCGCAGTTATGACTATGTCCTACACAGTTAA